ATGGGCTTCATATCGATGCCAACGGAAATACATGGCTCACCGACGTTGCTCTGCATCAAGTTTTCAAAGTAATTATCGTTCTTAGGATCTTAACAAGCCATTAACAACTCCCCCTCGCAGTTTTATATtgcaaattcaaatttttctcgtATTCATCGTAATTTCTTCATCATGACAACGCTCATGACATTCAGTGCATGAGAATATTAAGATAATATTTATGTCAACATGTCAGATTGAAGATAAAATTAACTTAATAATGGCAATGAAACCCTTGACAGTAAGGTATCCCTAAATTCATCGATAAAATCTTTTTATTGGGGGTCTCCaactttatcaattttttaattctcaaatttaatttatccacTTCCAATTGTAGTTTACACCCGGCAGTGTTGAACCACAAATAGTCCTCGGTGAGAGGTTCATCCATGGATCAGATAATCACCACTTCTGTCAACCAACCTCCGTAGCTACCTCTCGGGCAGGTGAAATTGTCGTGGCTGACGGCTACTGTAACAACAGAATCATGGTATTCGATCCATCCGGAAATTTAATCAACAAAGTTCCACAACCAGGAGGTAAAATAAATCTACCAATAATTTGATACTTTCCATTgcagaataaaattgaaacaacaatctgcacaattattttttccaatgaaaatcatCCAGCCGACATTTCGCCAACATTGCAGTTTGCATCTTCAGGGCCGTGAGTTCCGGTATCTGGGAGCGATTATATACCATCCCTTGTGGTCAGGGGTGGTCAGCCATCacacatttttaattgatcagctgatcaatgaaattaaaaaaaaaatcttttaaatttgttaattgACCAGCTCCCCACCACCACAATTAAGGAACGGTATACTAAGGACTACCCACAGATGCCGGAGCTCATAGCCCTGAAGTAAACTGCAACATCGGCGAAACGTCGGCAGAACGTTGAATCGAAAGGCGGCATCTATCCGGAAGTCAGAAAGAATATAATTCATGTCCGCGAAATCCTCAAAACTAAAGTTATTTTCTATATCATTCTAAAACCCTCCACTTTCACAGAAGTAATACTCGTTTGAGAACTCCATGGTTTTTCCCTCTGTACAATTACCATCATTACCTTTAATTTCCATGTTTTTTCGCAGAATTTGTCGCGCTCCGAGTGCCGCATGCTCTCGCAATTCTCGAGCAAGGAGACGTCTGTGTTGCTGATCGTGAGAACATGAGGGTAATTTGCCTGAATGTTGGTCTCCGTATGGGTAGCAACAATAACGAGAATAGCGGACCACCCCTAACGCTACATCAGCCAGACCTCGGAAAGGTTTTCGCTGTTGCTGCGCATGGTAACGTTTGATTCTCCTCCCCTTTCAAGCAAATTATTAAGCATTTACGGCCGAGAATATTATCGTACTTTTTACACATAAAAACTGTATTGCGAATGGATACGGCTGTAAGCTCTTGTCATTTTAATACTTATTACTTCGTTCGAAGGTAATACACTTTATGCTGTTAATGGGCCCACATCACCTATGATACCAGTCAGGGGATTCATCATGGATCCCAATAGTGAGACTATATTTGGACATTGGGCACCAGCTACTCAGGTAAATCATACTCAAGGATAA
This DNA window, taken from Diachasmimorpha longicaudata isolate KC_UGA_2023 chromosome 8, iyDiaLong2, whole genome shotgun sequence, encodes the following:
- the LOC135165156 gene encoding peptidyl-alpha-hydroxyglycine alpha-amidating lyase 2-like, with translation MNSRFNIILPIVLGIVGIVSGRFVDVDEGTFPDAVDELLNLLNEKGERSDTVEQKVVLYPVEQPGWQGPAGVGQVVGVSVDPSGRPVIFHRADRVWNYNSFDDNLEYREAFRGPIQQDTVLTLNPLNGVVESAWGADMFYIPHGLHIDANGNTWLTDVALHQVFKFTPGSVEPQIVLGERFIHGSDNHHFCQPTSVATSRAGEIVVADGYCNNRIMVFDPSGNLINKVPQPGEFVALRVPHALAILEQGDVCVADRENMRVICLNVGLRMGSNNNENSGPPLTLHQPDLGKVFAVAAHGNTLYAVNGPTSPMIPVRGFIMDPNSETIFGHWAPATQTFIQPHAMAISPNGTELYVTEIGPNRVWKFHLVRDPSRQVDPQTLMKI